In a single window of the Polyangiaceae bacterium genome:
- a CDS encoding serine/threonine protein kinase yields the protein MELRAGDRIDRYTLVRPLGKGGQGSVWQVVDPLDEGSLRALKIVQLADAGQAAFVRARREAKILAHLTHPSLCACYGLFEDLDRGLVGVVLDLVQGRPLDDLVHEGRLDQAQRMAILRQVAEVLAHVHAAGLAHRDLKPGNILVTDGFWSRPDLPGTVKLVDFGIAVPLGNPQKLTSVGGVIGTIPYLSPELFDPRGRASSEESCARDVFAFGVIAYELHFGGHPTGLGHSASFEVVAQRYRELLSGARAWPPRSMPGAWGLAMNACLALRPEDRPRNGGELLEILRTGRMPARPVISRTETHTPAPGSLSPSSPRVGRSMTPATEPMTAPMPMVSPGPPPPPVHERPVAKSIHGPLYALALAIVALAAVIYFKDAGKSTDAESPLIPLPQATSVAQSPEPPAPATKPGYERATSRPEAGGMLRRSGMQGAAEKY from the coding sequence GTGGAACTACGTGCGGGTGATCGCATCGATCGATATACGCTGGTCCGGCCGCTGGGCAAAGGCGGGCAAGGATCGGTTTGGCAAGTCGTCGATCCGCTCGATGAAGGCTCGCTGCGCGCACTGAAGATCGTGCAGCTTGCGGATGCGGGTCAAGCGGCCTTCGTGCGAGCTCGGCGTGAAGCCAAAATCCTGGCGCACTTGACGCATCCGTCGCTGTGTGCGTGTTACGGGCTCTTTGAAGACTTGGATCGCGGCCTCGTCGGCGTCGTGCTCGATCTCGTCCAAGGTCGTCCGCTCGATGACCTCGTGCACGAAGGCCGGCTCGATCAAGCCCAGCGCATGGCCATTCTGCGCCAAGTGGCGGAGGTGCTCGCGCATGTACACGCAGCGGGTTTGGCGCATCGGGACTTGAAGCCGGGAAACATCCTCGTGACCGACGGCTTTTGGAGTCGGCCGGATTTGCCGGGCACCGTCAAGCTCGTCGATTTCGGCATTGCCGTGCCCCTCGGCAATCCGCAAAAGCTCACGTCGGTGGGCGGAGTGATTGGGACGATTCCGTATTTGTCGCCCGAGCTGTTCGATCCGCGGGGGCGAGCTTCGTCCGAAGAGAGCTGCGCGCGAGATGTGTTTGCGTTTGGCGTGATTGCGTATGAGCTGCATTTCGGTGGGCATCCGACGGGACTTGGGCATTCGGCGTCTTTCGAGGTCGTGGCGCAGCGTTATCGCGAACTGCTTTCGGGAGCGCGGGCGTGGCCGCCGCGAAGCATGCCTGGGGCGTGGGGTTTGGCGATGAATGCTTGCTTGGCCTTGCGACCGGAGGATCGACCGCGCAATGGAGGCGAATTGCTGGAGATTTTGCGGACGGGCCGCATGCCTGCGCGGCCCGTGATTTCCCGCACGGAAACGCATACGCCAGCTCCGGGGTCATTGTCGCCGAGCTCGCCGCGGGTTGGCAGATCAATGACTCCCGCGACGGAGCCGATGACGGCGCCGATGCCCATGGTTTCGCCCGGTCCGCCTCCGCCACCGGTCCACGAGCGTCCTGTGGCAAAGTCGATTCACGGGCCGCTGTATGCGTTGGCGCTGGCCATCGTGGCGCTCGCGGCCGTCATTTATTTCAAGGATGCGGGCAAATCGACGGATGCCGAATCACCGCTCATTCCGCTGCCGCAGGCGACTTCGGTGGCGCAATCGCCGGAGCCCCCGGCACCGGCAACGAAGCCTGGGTATGAACGTGCGACCTCCCGTCCAGAAGCAGGGGGAATGTTGCGGCGGTCCGGAATGCAAGGAGCCGCAGAAAAATATTAA
- a CDS encoding sigma 54-interacting transcriptional regulator, translated as MTTTTTHDHRVPPPPDAKPGEPVLICVFPMLVVFPVPSSGNTIGRKDFADRGILDKEISSRHLRFSRLGGVHKIEDVKSRNGTFVNGHAIGAEEPVEMPEGAVVRIGCSLFVFRSSFTGSFQPDAPLGELVSPFGLRSLRQNLEKLTNQQGRSVLIEGETGTGKELVAEQIAILLRGKNKSFGPVNVAAIPASVFESHLFGWKKGAFSGSEGGGEGVIRAHRGGTVFLDEIGELSLDLQPKILRLLEKREVWPVGESKAIKDIDVTFVAATNRPLDAMVEAGTFRLDLRSRFAPRLYIPPLRERPEDIFAILQTLYQRRKETLEPEGIEIEALERLLLFPWKGNVRELDLLVTHLTPSRELRLRAIAEVLGPSADDLGKRPLTRELVNRVLRECRGNQMEAARRLGVDRAKLLRLLKKVQAEG; from the coding sequence ATGACCACGACGACCACCCACGACCATCGCGTTCCTCCTCCGCCCGATGCAAAACCAGGCGAGCCCGTACTGATTTGCGTCTTTCCCATGCTCGTGGTGTTTCCGGTGCCAAGCTCCGGTAATACCATCGGGCGCAAGGACTTCGCCGACCGCGGAATCCTCGACAAGGAAATCTCCAGCCGACACTTGCGCTTCTCGCGGCTCGGCGGCGTGCATAAAATCGAAGACGTCAAATCCCGCAATGGCACGTTCGTCAATGGTCATGCGATTGGCGCGGAGGAGCCTGTCGAAATGCCCGAAGGTGCCGTGGTTCGAATTGGCTGCTCGCTCTTCGTCTTTCGCAGCTCGTTTACCGGCTCTTTTCAGCCGGATGCTCCTCTCGGCGAGCTGGTCAGTCCTTTCGGATTGCGGAGTTTGCGCCAAAACCTCGAGAAACTCACGAATCAACAGGGGCGCAGCGTGCTCATCGAGGGAGAGACGGGGACGGGCAAGGAGCTCGTCGCCGAGCAGATTGCCATCCTATTGCGCGGCAAAAACAAAAGCTTCGGGCCGGTGAACGTGGCAGCGATTCCCGCTTCGGTGTTCGAATCGCATCTGTTTGGGTGGAAAAAGGGGGCCTTTTCAGGAAGCGAAGGAGGTGGCGAAGGGGTCATTCGGGCGCACCGGGGAGGGACGGTATTTCTGGATGAAATCGGCGAGCTGTCGCTCGATTTGCAGCCGAAAATCCTGCGGCTCCTCGAAAAACGCGAAGTGTGGCCGGTAGGTGAAAGCAAGGCAATCAAAGACATCGACGTGACATTCGTGGCGGCGACGAATCGGCCGCTCGATGCCATGGTGGAGGCGGGCACGTTTCGATTGGATTTACGGTCTCGGTTCGCGCCGCGCCTCTACATTCCGCCGCTGCGCGAGCGCCCCGAGGATATCTTCGCCATTCTGCAAACGCTTTATCAACGTCGTAAAGAGACACTGGAGCCGGAGGGCATCGAAATCGAGGCGCTCGAGAGGCTCTTGCTATTTCCGTGGAAGGGCAACGTGCGGGAGCTCGACTTGCTGGTGACGCATCTAACGCCGTCGCGAGAATTGCGGTTGCGAGCGATCGCCGAGGTGCTGGGGCCGAGCGCGGATGATTTGGGCAAGCGTCCGCTGACGCGGGAGCTGGTGAATCGGGTGCTGCGGGAATGCAGAGGTAATCAGATGGAGGCGGCGCGGCGGCTGGGAGTGGATCGGGCGAAGCTTTTGAGGTTGCTCAAGAAGGTGCAGGCCGAGGGCTGA
- a CDS encoding type II toxin-antitoxin system Phd/YefM family antitoxin yields the protein MKQAARKSPAPPPRPRRLGIAEAKSRLSEILRDAAGGPTIIHSRGRDVAVVLAVEEYDRLTAGRGSGEPAGARFLERVEALKQQHDGGVEDFAPEPMS from the coding sequence ATGAAACAGGCCGCGCGCAAGTCTCCTGCTCCTCCCCCTCGTCCTCGACGGCTCGGCATCGCGGAAGCCAAGAGCCGGCTTTCCGAAATTCTTCGCGATGCGGCTGGAGGGCCAACCATCATTCATAGTCGCGGTCGCGATGTCGCTGTCGTCCTCGCCGTCGAAGAATACGATCGCCTCACGGCAGGGCGAGGCAGCGGAGAACCAGCCGGCGCACGGTTTCTCGAACGCGTGGAGGCACTGAAGCAGCAACATGACGGTGGTGTCGAGGACTTCGCGCCCGAGCCAATGTCGTGA
- a CDS encoding ferritin-like domain-containing protein: protein MNKDQLVRLLYAAIFMPATFTIASCTECPYTEVVESKNVQLDAAAACDAAQFVTFGYFGYGLQSSACTDLCGNAKYNRCHLEYQYIQAYEDANPSGAGGGGGGGGGPTCPMRGASVTCEVTESGTEYTTECAVPGRRPAGLVEMTLDTRAIGRYFATSAYFEAAAVIAFEKLRAELEDLGAPSDLLNDLADAAREEVRHAAQMTHFAERHGIRVENPVVEPVAKRSAFDIALENAVEGLVNETFAAATALFQAEYAEDPEIRAAMARIADEECGHAALALRIAAFLDGHLDPIQREIVESRRHQAIEALAGSLQEPSPDVRRCAGVPTIAEATGLARRLRRSIWGENVAAKYRGNDVNPLIDG from the coding sequence ATGAACAAGGATCAACTCGTTCGACTTCTCTATGCAGCCATCTTCATGCCCGCCACATTCACCATCGCTTCGTGCACCGAATGCCCGTACACCGAGGTCGTGGAGAGCAAGAACGTGCAGCTCGATGCAGCCGCCGCATGCGACGCCGCACAATTCGTGACCTTCGGCTACTTTGGGTACGGTTTGCAGTCGTCAGCCTGCACGGACCTCTGTGGGAATGCCAAGTACAATCGTTGTCACCTCGAGTATCAATACATCCAAGCTTATGAGGATGCGAATCCATCGGGTGCAGGCGGCGGAGGGGGCGGCGGAGGCGGACCCACCTGTCCCATGCGAGGGGCCTCCGTGACTTGTGAAGTGACCGAATCGGGAACGGAATACACGACGGAGTGTGCCGTTCCAGGGCGGCGCCCCGCGGGCCTCGTCGAGATGACGCTGGATACTCGAGCGATCGGGCGATACTTCGCGACTTCGGCCTATTTCGAGGCAGCCGCGGTCATTGCTTTCGAAAAGCTTCGCGCCGAATTGGAGGACCTGGGTGCCCCGAGCGATTTGTTGAACGATCTGGCCGATGCCGCTCGCGAAGAGGTGCGCCACGCCGCGCAAATGACGCATTTTGCCGAGCGTCATGGGATTCGCGTGGAGAATCCGGTGGTCGAGCCTGTTGCCAAGCGATCGGCGTTCGACATTGCATTGGAAAACGCCGTCGAGGGTCTCGTCAATGAGACATTCGCCGCAGCGACGGCATTGTTTCAGGCCGAATATGCGGAGGACCCGGAAATCCGCGCAGCAATGGCGCGTATTGCCGACGAAGAGTGTGGGCACGCAGCGCTTGCGTTGCGAATTGCCGCATTCCTCGACGGTCACCTCGATCCGATCCAGCGCGAAATCGTCGAATCACGGAGACACCAGGCCATTGAAGCCCTTGCAGGGTCGTTGCAGGAGCCGAGCCCCGACGTGCGGCGATGCGCCGGTGTTCCGACGATCGCGGAAGCGACGGGATTGGCTCGACGATTGCGCCGGAGCATCTGGGGGGAAAACGTGGCGGCGAAATACCGTGGCAATGACGTGAACCCCCTCATCGACGGATGA
- a CDS encoding collagen-like protein encodes MKNSLFFSMISVAALATTLGVANVAWADVPQTLTHQGRLYNADGQPISSATTMVFRIYDAGGTEVWSESHTVTFDDGYYSIALGSKAPFPADVWNNPSLEMGITVGSDPEMLPRATIRSVPYALVAGDAVGDIHPNSISINGTTIIDDQGKWIGDSTGLVGPVGPTGPQGEMGPIGPTGPQGIDGAIGPMGLQGATGAMGPTGPTGAMGPTGAMGPTGATGPQGPQGPAGPTLMKRVTFSFANVPATGGGNGQLATLTFTPPVSGTALLSARGWCNVIGLAASTSEVNIGIGPTLATVFNTPVQEWGVIRIPGGVPTSIDFSESFSAETTLAVTAGVPQTVVLGARHVSGTAADDCSGTFTVRVFTGTLP; translated from the coding sequence ATGAAGAATAGCTTGTTTTTTTCGATGATCTCGGTGGCTGCCCTGGCGACGACGCTCGGCGTCGCCAACGTCGCATGGGCCGACGTGCCGCAAACGCTCACGCACCAGGGCCGTCTTTATAATGCCGATGGACAGCCGATCTCCTCGGCGACGACCATGGTATTTCGCATTTACGACGCCGGTGGCACCGAGGTCTGGAGCGAATCGCATACGGTCACGTTCGACGACGGCTACTACTCGATCGCGCTGGGCAGCAAAGCGCCGTTCCCGGCCGACGTGTGGAACAATCCTTCGCTCGAAATGGGCATTACCGTGGGTTCGGATCCGGAAATGCTTCCTCGAGCGACCATTCGCAGCGTCCCTTATGCGCTCGTCGCAGGCGATGCCGTTGGCGATATCCACCCGAATAGCATTTCCATCAATGGGACCACGATCATCGACGACCAAGGCAAATGGATTGGCGATTCGACGGGACTCGTGGGGCCTGTAGGACCAACCGGCCCGCAAGGCGAAATGGGACCGATTGGACCAACCGGCCCGCAAGGCATCGACGGTGCAATCGGGCCGATGGGATTGCAAGGTGCCACGGGTGCTATGGGTCCGACGGGTCCAACCGGTGCGATGGGCCCAACTGGTGCGATGGGTCCAACCGGTGCGACGGGTCCTCAGGGTCCGCAAGGACCCGCCGGCCCAACATTGATGAAGCGTGTGACCTTTTCATTCGCCAACGTCCCCGCTACGGGCGGCGGGAATGGTCAACTGGCGACGCTCACATTTACGCCCCCCGTGAGTGGAACGGCGCTCCTTTCAGCTCGAGGCTGGTGCAACGTCATCGGTCTCGCCGCGAGCACGAGCGAAGTCAATATCGGCATCGGCCCGACTCTGGCCACGGTGTTCAACACACCCGTGCAGGAATGGGGCGTCATCCGCATTCCCGGCGGAGTGCCGACCTCAATCGACTTCTCGGAATCCTTCAGCGCAGAAACGACACTTGCGGTAACAGCCGGCGTTCCGCAGACCGTCGTCCTCGGCGCTCGGCATGTTTCGGGCACCGCTGCCGACGACTGCTCGGGCACGTTCACCGTGAGGGTTTTCACGGGCACGTTGCCGTAA
- a CDS encoding type II toxin-antitoxin system VapC family toxin codes for MKLLLDTCVLLWLMGDREKLSNECIRALSSEDAELFVSAISAFEIAVKVRKGKLVLPLSAREWFSAALRTHRIVERPITSAIAAFSCEVPLSHNDPADRMIVATAMLEGLTLITSDSLIQSSPGLSIIW; via the coding sequence ATGAAATTGTTGCTCGACACGTGCGTCTTGTTATGGCTGATGGGCGACCGGGAAAAATTATCGAACGAGTGCATACGCGCATTGTCCAGTGAGGATGCGGAGCTTTTCGTTTCGGCAATCAGCGCTTTCGAAATTGCCGTCAAGGTCCGTAAAGGGAAACTCGTATTGCCATTGTCGGCACGTGAATGGTTTTCGGCAGCATTGCGAACACATCGAATCGTCGAGCGACCGATTACGTCGGCCATTGCCGCATTTTCATGCGAAGTGCCTCTTTCACATAATGACCCCGCCGACAGAATGATCGTCGCGACAGCAATGCTCGAAGGTTTGACGTTGATCACATCCGATAGCCTCATTCAATCGAGCCCAGGCCTCTCGATCATCTGGTGA
- a CDS encoding fused MFS/spermidine synthase yields MVRRVRPRFSLVVLLFLVSGSTGLLYEVAFGKLLGYVFGATAYAISTVLASFMGGLALGAHIGGKHASKLGKPLAAYGVLEIIVGIVCAVSPVALEALTRVYVSLAQNAPDSLATITALRAAMAVGIVIVPTVAMGATLPILSRVVAGERESGSERRLSILYAINTAGGALGALTSAYAVLPALGVRGTIWAAAITNIVIGTIALIVGKRSSSAAHASLEVKPSKDEPVVVTNAPDREGTMLAFAFASGFVVFAAEVVETHLLALLIGNSAYAFGLMLAVFLVCLAVGAARSHAFAARHGDRAMALGLGAAALSLALTMPLWAELPRLFLFAGKHVHSWAGREIVRAIAALAILVVPTVFLGTTFPLLLSRVAARHDVAVRVGRLTVANTIGTIFGSILTGYFVLPLLGSQGTLVAVTALLAIAAVAAYRVFADKPITEPRGFALPAVATVIVIVAPTWNMARMTNGANVYFTAGPPPDSIDAMWEDVHGGVTSVARKGDVLTLYTNGKFQGDNGPEMPAQRRFAHFPSMFVKNEDRVLVIGLGTGTTLGTITAYPWKRIEVAEISPSIVDASRKFFAGPARNSLADPRVVLAHQDGRNHLLVSPGNYDLVTMELTSVWFAGASSLYSHEFYELVRARLAKGGILQQWVQLHHIRRRELTAIVRTLRGVFPHVALFVGGAQGILVAGMEPLVASRERLERLSTEPGIRETLNGAPMLSLFDELVASEEDLDRFISETPDKPFVSTDDNLFLEYATPKGNVLDYHQSLRETIDMLMVYKTKDAIARHVGP; encoded by the coding sequence ATGGTCCGCCGCGTGCGACCTCGGTTTTCACTCGTAGTGCTCCTGTTTCTCGTCTCGGGCTCCACCGGCTTGCTCTATGAGGTCGCGTTCGGAAAGCTGCTCGGGTACGTCTTCGGCGCCACCGCGTACGCCATCAGCACCGTGCTCGCGTCGTTCATGGGCGGCCTCGCGCTCGGCGCTCACATCGGCGGCAAACACGCCTCCAAGCTCGGCAAACCGCTCGCCGCGTACGGCGTGCTCGAAATCATCGTCGGCATCGTCTGCGCCGTCTCGCCCGTCGCGCTCGAAGCACTCACGCGCGTGTACGTGTCACTCGCGCAAAACGCGCCCGACTCGCTCGCCACGATCACCGCACTACGCGCCGCAATGGCCGTCGGCATCGTCATCGTGCCGACCGTCGCCATGGGCGCAACGCTGCCAATCCTGTCGCGCGTCGTTGCTGGTGAAAGAGAATCGGGCAGCGAACGCCGCTTGTCGATTCTGTACGCGATCAACACCGCCGGCGGAGCCCTCGGTGCACTCACGAGCGCCTACGCGGTCCTGCCTGCACTCGGCGTGCGCGGAACGATCTGGGCCGCCGCCATCACCAACATCGTCATCGGCACGATCGCGCTCATCGTCGGCAAACGCAGCTCGAGCGCAGCGCACGCATCGCTGGAGGTCAAACCTTCCAAGGATGAACCAGTTGTCGTAACAAACGCACCCGATCGCGAAGGCACGATGCTCGCGTTCGCGTTCGCGTCGGGGTTTGTCGTGTTCGCCGCTGAGGTCGTCGAGACGCACCTGCTCGCGCTGCTCATCGGCAACAGCGCCTACGCATTTGGCCTCATGCTCGCCGTGTTCCTCGTGTGCCTCGCCGTCGGAGCTGCCCGATCGCACGCATTCGCCGCTCGTCACGGCGACCGCGCCATGGCGCTCGGTCTCGGAGCTGCAGCGCTGTCGCTGGCCCTCACGATGCCGCTTTGGGCCGAGCTTCCGCGCTTGTTTCTCTTCGCCGGCAAACACGTCCATTCGTGGGCCGGACGCGAAATCGTTCGAGCCATCGCGGCGCTCGCCATCCTCGTCGTGCCCACGGTTTTTCTTGGAACAACCTTCCCACTGCTCCTCAGCCGCGTTGCAGCTCGGCACGACGTCGCTGTACGCGTCGGAAGACTCACCGTCGCCAACACGATCGGCACCATTTTCGGCTCGATCCTCACCGGCTACTTCGTTCTTCCGCTGCTCGGTTCGCAAGGGACGCTCGTCGCCGTCACCGCGCTGCTCGCGATCGCCGCCGTTGCTGCGTACCGCGTGTTCGCGGACAAACCCATCACGGAACCCCGCGGATTCGCGCTGCCTGCCGTTGCAACGGTCATCGTCATCGTCGCTCCCACGTGGAACATGGCTCGGATGACCAACGGCGCGAACGTCTACTTCACCGCTGGTCCGCCGCCGGATTCGATCGACGCCATGTGGGAGGACGTTCATGGCGGCGTCACCAGCGTCGCGCGAAAAGGCGACGTGCTGACGCTCTACACGAACGGCAAGTTCCAAGGTGACAACGGACCCGAGATGCCTGCGCAGCGGCGTTTCGCGCACTTTCCGTCGATGTTCGTGAAAAACGAAGACCGCGTGCTCGTCATCGGCCTCGGCACCGGCACGACGCTCGGCACCATCACGGCGTACCCGTGGAAACGCATCGAAGTCGCCGAAATATCGCCGTCGATCGTCGACGCGTCACGAAAGTTCTTCGCGGGACCGGCGCGCAATTCGCTTGCGGATCCGCGCGTCGTTCTCGCGCATCAGGATGGGCGCAACCATCTGCTCGTTTCTCCTGGAAATTACGATCTCGTCACGATGGAGCTGACGAGCGTGTGGTTTGCGGGAGCCTCGAGCCTGTACAGTCACGAATTCTACGAGCTGGTCCGCGCACGATTGGCCAAAGGCGGGATTCTCCAGCAGTGGGTGCAGCTTCATCACATCCGACGCCGCGAGCTCACAGCAATCGTGCGCACGCTGCGCGGCGTGTTTCCCCATGTCGCGCTGTTCGTCGGAGGCGCTCAGGGCATCCTCGTCGCGGGCATGGAGCCGCTCGTCGCTTCGCGTGAGCGTCTCGAGCGCCTTTCGACGGAGCCGGGCATTCGCGAAACGTTGAATGGCGCGCCGATGCTGAGTTTGTTCGACGAGCTGGTCGCGTCCGAGGAGGATCTCGATCGGTTCATTTCCGAAACACCGGACAAACCGTTCGTATCGACGGACGACAACTTGTTTCTCGAATACGCAACGCCGAAAGGCAACGTGCTCGATTATCACCAGTCGCTGCGAGAAACGATCGACATGCTGATGGTTTACAAGACGAAGGATGCCATCGCGCGGCACGTTGGTCCGTGA
- a CDS encoding AAA family ATPase, protein MSTFSQAEAAVRRAIIAASDGLIDRRALVELIAMAAIAGEHVLVIGPPGTAKSEAVRRIASSLGGTYFEYLLGRFTEPSEIFGPVSLKRLKDGVVETETAGMLPEADIAFLDEVFLGSTAILNTLLGILNERRFRRGHTSIQCPLRVCVGASNRLPEDETLAAFADRFLVRVFVGPIGDSRLEELLDASWQQWQPEKGKIASIDDIDVLSRAARSVDVTHVRSALAQAIRIVRGVGVELTDRRAARVQRLVAAAAAIAGKNRADERDLWPIVYAIPTEAGQQLARNALRDLLASSENTSLSAAAEEGSSGPKARANRIVAHARGLLDTAASTEDKAAFRLKLEGVAREIDAGFSPTTMPPELAEVRSRIVAALASAK, encoded by the coding sequence ATGTCCACGTTCAGCCAAGCCGAGGCCGCCGTACGTCGCGCGATCATCGCGGCAAGCGACGGCTTGATTGATCGCCGCGCACTCGTCGAGCTCATCGCCATGGCCGCCATCGCAGGCGAACACGTGCTCGTGATAGGTCCACCGGGCACGGCGAAAAGCGAAGCGGTGCGACGTATTGCTTCGAGCCTCGGGGGCACGTACTTCGAATATCTACTTGGACGATTCACCGAACCGAGCGAAATCTTTGGTCCCGTGAGCCTGAAACGGCTCAAAGACGGCGTCGTCGAGACCGAAACGGCGGGCATGTTGCCCGAAGCCGACATTGCATTCCTCGATGAAGTGTTCCTCGGCTCGACGGCGATTCTCAATACGCTGCTCGGGATTCTGAACGAACGCCGATTTCGGCGCGGTCACACGTCGATTCAATGTCCTTTGCGCGTATGCGTGGGCGCGTCCAATCGATTGCCCGAAGACGAAACGCTCGCGGCCTTTGCCGATCGTTTTCTCGTGCGCGTCTTCGTCGGCCCCATTGGCGATTCACGCCTGGAAGAATTGCTCGACGCGAGCTGGCAGCAGTGGCAGCCGGAAAAAGGGAAAATCGCATCCATCGACGATATCGATGTTTTGTCTCGTGCGGCTCGCAGCGTCGATGTGACGCACGTTCGTTCGGCATTGGCGCAGGCCATTCGGATCGTGCGAGGTGTGGGCGTCGAATTGACGGACAGGCGAGCGGCCCGTGTGCAAAGGCTCGTGGCTGCTGCGGCCGCCATTGCGGGAAAAAACCGAGCCGATGAACGAGACTTGTGGCCCATCGTGTACGCGATTCCCACGGAAGCAGGTCAGCAGCTCGCACGAAATGCATTGCGTGATTTGTTGGCCTCGTCGGAAAACACGAGCTTGTCGGCAGCGGCCGAAGAGGGGTCATCGGGTCCGAAAGCGCGTGCGAATCGAATCGTCGCGCACGCTCGCGGGTTGCTCGATACGGCTGCAAGCACGGAAGACAAGGCGGCATTTCGGCTAAAATTGGAAGGCGTGGCTCGAGAAATCGACGCGGGATTTTCGCCCACGACCATGCCTCCCGAGCTTGCGGAAGTCCGTTCACGCATCGTCGCTGCATTGGCCTCTGCAAAATGA